In Campylobacter porcelli, the sequence TTTGAGTAAAAATCTGCTTGATAAGGTTATAAATAAGTTTATATCATCTTTAAATTTCGGTAAATCTATGAGATGGGGAGATGGCAAGTATGAGTTTATCCGTCCGATTAGATCTATTGTAGCGGTTTTGGATGATGAATTAGTGGATATGGAGATTTATGGCGTTAGGTCGCAAATGGCATTTTATCCGCATAGATATTATGGCTATGAGATGGTAAAATTTAGTAGTATAGATGAGTATTATAGTGCTTTAGAGCTTAATGGAGTTATCCTTAATGCTGATAATAGACGCCAAAAAATCTTAAATGAATTTAAACAAATAGAGCAAAATAGTGGTTTAAAAATCGAATTAGATGAGGATTTGCTAGATGAAGTTGTGGCTATTACAGAGATGCCTACCGCGCTTATGGGTAGCTTTGAAAAGGAATTTTTAGAGGTGCCAAGCGAGGTTATTGTTACTTCTATGAAGGAAAATCAGCGATATTTCCCATTATATAATCAAGATGGAAAATTAAGCAATCACTTTGTGGTAGTTAGCAATTCTATTAGCAGCGATTCAAATTTAATAATCAAAGGCAATGAAAAGGTGCTAAGAGCTAGACTTAGTGATGCTAAATTTTTTTGGGAGAGTGATTTAGCTAGTGAGTTTAGCTCAGCGAAATTAAAAAATATCACCTATTTAGCCGGTCTTGGCTCAATGTATGATAAAGAGATTAGAGAGCGTGATATTGCAAGAGAGCTAGCTAAAATCTATGAAAAAGAGCTTAAAGATGAGTTTGGCGGTGAGTTTATAGATGAGCTTGATCGTGCTGTGATGCTTAGTAAGGCTGATCTTACTACCTCGATGGTGTATGAATTTACTGATCTTCAAGGGATTATGGGGAGCTATTACGCTCAGTATAGAAAGGAAAATCGCTTTGTAGTTGAGGCTATAAAAGAGCAGTATCTGCCTAATAAAGAGGGTAGCGTTTGTCCTAAGAGCTACTTTTCTAGTATGGTAGCACTATCTTCTAAGCTTGATACTTTGATGGGGTTATTTAGTATAAATAAAATCCCAACAGGCAATAAAGACCCATACGCATTAAGGCGAGCCGCAGCTGGGATTATACGCATTGTTTTAAATTTAAATATAGAGTTTGATATTAAAAAAATCCTATCTTTAATAGCTAAAAATTATGCTAAATTTAACTTAAATAGCTTAGAGGAATTTATCACAGATAGGCTTTATACTATGTATAGTGCTAATCCATCGGTTATAAAAGCTTGTTTAAATAGCGGTATAAGCGATATTAAGAGATTAAACTCAGCAATAATCGCTCTAGATGAAATCAGCAAAGATAGCGAATTTAAAGAGAATTTCTCCACATTTAAGCGATTAGCTAATATCATTAAAGATAGCAAAATTATCAAAGTAGATGAGAGTCTAATGGAGCATGAGAGCGAAAGAGCATTACACCTAGCATTTATCTCTTTAAAGCTAGATATTAGCGATACAAAGGGCTATTTATCAACTCTATTTAATCTCAAGCCACAAATTGATGAGTATTTTGATAATGTTATGATTAATAGCGATGATCCAAAGATTAAGGCAAATCGTATATCGATAATTGGTCAAATTTACCAAGCATTCTTAAAAGTAGCTGATATTAAAGAGATAACTATATGATTTTAGATCCCGCTTTAAGGGATCGATTTTAAATGAAATTTAAAGATTAAAATAGGGCTTTAAATAGCTTTTTAGAATCTAGATGATACTCGATTGCTATTTTATTTTGCTCTCTATGATTTTTTAGATATTGTGCGATTTTGCTTGAAATTTCATCAAATTTAATTCTATTTATAGCCTTTTTTCCACTTATTATAAGCGTTAAATTATCTTTATTTGAGTCTATTTGAACATCGTGTAGTATATCATTGTATCCAAGCATTATATCTCTTTTATTATGCTCATTTGCATCCATAAAATCCACTTCTATATTGTATGATTGTATGGATAAATCATCTATATTCTGACTCTTTTGAGCACAGCCACTAAGGCAGATTAAACAAGGTAGTATTAAATGTAAAATTCTCATCATAGCTCCAAAAATTTGGTTGGAATTTTAGCATAAATTTAATTATCAAAATATAAATTTCAAAGTTAGATTAAGGAATTTTGGGTATTATTGCGAAAATTTTTTAAGGAGACATAGTGAGTTTTGATGAATTAGAATTAGAAGCGATTATACAAGAGGTTTTAGAAGAGTGTGGGGAGTTTGAAAATTTAGATGATGAAGAGCTTTATGAGCTTATTGAAAAGATTAAAGAGCTAACAGATGGCGATACAGAAGAGGCGTATGAACAGCTAAATGGATACTCTCCAATTAGTAGAAAAAGATTTTTATCCCTATATTCAGTTTGATTATGCGAGTAGTTTTCTCTCTTTTGATTTTTGCTCTATTTAGCTGGGGTAATACTATATTTAATGGTGGATTAGAGATTATTAGCATTGAGTCAGATTACGCAGGAGAGCTAAGGGTTAATGATAAAAGCTCGTTATGGCTAGATCACCCTAAGAAAGATGGGGTAAAAGTAGCTTTTATTCCTGTGAGCTATTATGCTAAAAATGATATAAATATCACAAATAGCTTAAATAATCAAAGTAGCTCAATGTTATTAAAATTAGAACAAAAAAGCTATAAAAAAGAGAGTATAAGCGTAGCTCCAGCAAAGGCAAATCCACCTAAAAATGTGATGAAACGCATAGAAAAAGAAAGAGATGAGGCTACGCAGATATATAGGACTTTTAGTCCAAATTTGCTAGTAAATAGCCAGTTTATATCTCCGATGAATAGCTTTATTACCAGTCAGTATGGGAATGCTAGAGTGTTTAATGGTAGTGTTAAAAGCTATCATGGTGGGGTTGATTATAGGGCGGCTATAGGGCAGAGTGTGATAAGTGCTAATGATGGCATTGTAAGAATCGCTAAAGATAGATATTATGCTGGAAAGAGCGTTGTGATAGACCATGGTGGCGGGATTTACACTCAGTATTACCATCTAGATAGAATTGATGTTAAAGTAGGGCAAAAGGTTCTTAAAGGCGATAAAATCGGTCTAAGTGGTGCAACTGGTAGGGTAAGTGGCCCACATTTACACTTTGGTGTGGTAGTGCAAAATATTCAAGTCGATCCATTAGTTTTTATAGAAAAATTCAACTCTCTTTTTTAAATTCACATTTTTTCAACAAGATCTATATATAATTTCGCTATATTTTAATACAAAGGATTTAAGATGAAAAAAGTGTTAAGTATAGCCTTAATAGCTATGGTAGGTAGTAGTATAGCATTTGGTGCTGATAGCCCAGCTAGTTTAAGCAAAGAGATGTTTGAGTTTAAAAAAGAAGCTAGTAGGGAGTATTATAAAATTCAAGAAGGTTGCGATAAAATTCACGACAAAATAACAAAAGCAACCCAAAATATGGATGCTAAACAAAAAGAGGAATTTTATAAGGAATTTAGATACCAAATGCGTCAAAATATGGCAAAACTAGGTAAAGATGAGAAGTTTTATAAGGGAATTTGTGCTGGTAAAAGAGTAAAATATCATCACGAGCGTCCAGGTAAATTTACCTATGACTATCCAAATTGTATAAATTTAGATTGCCCGGCGAGATAGATTGTGAGTAGCAAAATACTTCTTATAGAAGATGAGCCAATGCTTTGTGAGATGATTAAAGATTATCTTACAGAGCAAGGCTATGAAGTAGTAAGTAGTGATAACTATGATGATGGATTAAGCCTAGCGTATGAGGGTAAATTTGATATTTTTATCTTTGATGTTAAGATTATTGGGGGTAATGGCTTTGAGTTGCTTAGTAATCTTAGAAGCTCAGGAGTAGATACTCCATCTATTTTTATAACATCGTTAAATGATATAAGTGATTTAGCCAAAGGGTTTAAAAGTGGTTGCGATGACTATATCAAAAAGCCATTTGAATTAGCAGAGTTACATTTAAGGGTAGATAATATCTTAAAACGCAAATTTAGCCACTCAAGTAGTGATAGCTATGTAGAAATTTCTCCAAATATAAAATTTGATATAATCCAAAAAAAGCTAATCAAAGATAATAAAATAGTCCAAATTGCTAAAAAAGAGGCTGATTTGCTAGTATTATTATTAAAAAATCGTGGCAAAATATTAAGCAGAGATGAGATTTATATGAATTTATGGGATTATGGGCAAATACCAAGTGAGCTTAGCTTAAGAGTTTATATCAGAAATTTACGCAAAATCATAGGCGAGGAGAGGATAATCTCGCATCCAAAAATAGGCTATGAATATGTATAGTAAAAAGTATATTTTACCAATATTTTTGCTATATACTCTCTCTAGTATGATTTTTTTAATCGGATTTGCCACTATGTATTATAAAGAGGCCAAATTCGATATAATCAAACGAGATATGATACGTATGGAGGCATTTGCTAAAGAGCTTGAGTACCTTCTTCGCTTAAATGATAATATAGATAATATTATGAAACTAGCAAGTCTTTACCCAATCAATCTTTATAATATTAAAACAAATAAGTATATATATAAAAGCTTTGATATTCCTAAATTTAAAGATAAATTTTATGAGACTTCTGATGCTTTGTATATGAGAGAGAATATCCACTCAAAAAGGCGAGCAATAGAGCTATTTGTAGAGTTAAAAAGCGAAGATACTATTAAGGATATAAATCAGCTTTTTTGGCGTGTGTGGCTTATTGCTGGGGCGGTTTTTGTTTTAGTTGGGCTTATTGCTTTTGTTTTGGTTAAGCTTGCGTATTTGCCACTTTTAGCGCAGATAAAAGCGCTTAATAACTTTATCACAGATACTACGCATGAGATTAATACTCCTTTGAGTGTGATACTTATGAGTAGTGAGATGTTTGATAAAAATCCACCAAAATATTTAGAAAATATCAAAATAGCAGCCAAAACTCTGAGTGGAATTTATAATGATTTGGCTTTGAATTTAAAGAATAATCCAAATGTTATTAGTAAATTTAATATCCAAACTCTGCTTGAGAGTCGCATTAAGCTATTTGAGCTTTCAGCTAATTCAAAGGGGCTTAAATTTGAGATTAATTCTAACTCTTTTGAGCTATCTAGCGATATACAAAAAGTTGGTAAAATATTAGATAATCTCATATCAAATGCGATAAAATATAGTAACAAAAATTCCAAAATTATTATCAATTTAGACCAAAATAGCTTTGAGATAATCAACTTTGGAGCTACTATCTCTAAAGAGAATATAGACAAAATCTATGATAAATTCAGCCGTTTTGATACGCAAAATGGTGGCTTTGGGATTGGGCTTAGTTTGGTTAAGCGATATTGTGATGAGCTTGGTCTTAGTATCGAGTGTGAAAGTGGCGATAATCAAACTAAATTTAGAGTGATTTTAAGAGATTTTAAAGATAGATAATTGGCATGGAGAGTCTCTCCATGCGATTTTAATATAAAATTAAATGTGCTTTTTGTGAGCCATGAACGCCAAAAACAGTTATAAGCTCTATATCGGCTGTCCTAGATGGCCCAGCGATAAATAAAATATTGCTTGGTAATTTGCCGTTTTGATCGACTTTTAGAGCGTTTAGAGCGCTTACTAGTGAGTTTTTGACTTTATCTTTTTTAAGTAAAACTATACAAAGATTTGGAGCTAGACTTAGCATTCTAGGTTGAGCTTGGCTAGATTTTAGCAATGCTACGCCATGAGAGCTGACGCCGTATTCGGCATGAACTATAGAGAACTCACTATGAAATACATCGCTTCTTAGCTCTTCTATAGGCTTATCGAAGCAGATTTTTTGATCAGCTTTAATCTTATCTAAATTTAAATTCAACCCACTTCCATAGATCATTTTTTTATACCCATAGCTAGCTACAACCTCATTTATCGTATCTTCTAGAGCTGATGGCTCGCACTCATGGACGATATATTTGTTATCGCTCATTTTTTGCTTCATTTCAGTAAGAGCATTATCTGTAGTTTGGATATGCTCTACTGGATCTATGCTAGGAGTGGATTCATGGCCTGTGATTTTGTAGCTATCTTTTAAGCGAGAAAGAATTAAATTTTTTGATTTAGCTGAAATTTCATCTATTCTATTCATAGCGAACTCCTTCCATATTTTCAAGCTCTTTATATAGATCTTTTTTAATCTGTGGTAGCTCTTTGTATTGGCTCCAGCTTTTTATAACTGGGATTGAGTTTTGGAATTTATGTAAAACTGAGTTAAATAGATGAGTTTTACTAAGGCTAAATCTCCATAAAGCACCATTTGTAGCGATCTTAGCAAACTGCTTCATCGCAAATGCTTCGGCTCTATTTTTATGGCTATTTTGCGTGCTAAGTGGTGGATTTTTGCCTTGGCCAACTTTATTTGCTCTTAGCTTTCTAATTAGATCAGCTAGCGGGATTCTAACAGGGCAAACCTCACTACATCTACCACAAAGCGAACAAAATGTAAGTATGTCACCGGTTGCTTCCATACCAAAGATATTTGGGCTAATAACTTCGCCAATAGGCCCTGGATAGATAGTTTGATAGCTATGGCCGCCGATTTTGTCATATACAGGGCAGAAATTCATACACGCCCCACATCTAATACATCTAAGAGCCTCATAGTAGTCATGATGAGCTAGCATATCACTTCTGTGATGATCAAATAGTATCAAATGAACCTCTTTGGGCCCATCGAATTCATCATTTCTTGGGGCTGTGATTATGTTGTTATATGTAGGGATGAATTGTCCCGTGGCTGATGGTGTGAGTAGATGAACCATAGTAGCAGCATCTTCAAAGCTCTCCATAACCTTCTCAATCCCACAAAGTGCAACATGGATTTTAGGAGCGGTAGTACACATTCTACCATTTCCTTCATTTTCAATGAGCCAAAATGCGCCCTCTTTAGACATAGCGAAATTCACACCACTAAGCCCCATCTCTAAGCCTTCAAACTGATCTCTTAAATGTTTTCTAGCTATTTGATTTAGTTTTTCTGGTTCGCTTTCTAAATTTGAGCCTAATTTTTCTTGAAAAATTTTGCCTATTTCATTGCGATTTTTATGGATTGCTGGGACGACTATATGGACTGGTGCTTCATCATTTAATTGTATTATTAGCTCACCAAGGTCAGTCTCAACAGCATTTAATCCCTTATTAGCTAGATAGTGATTAAGGCCGATCTCTTCGCTAGCCATAGATTTGCCTTTTAATATCTTTTTGATATTGTTTTGGCGCATTAACTCATATATTATCTCACAAGCATCAGTAGCTGAGCTAGCCCAATGGACTTTAATGCCGTTTTTTGTGGCATTTTTTTCGAATTCAATTAATCTATCGCTAAGAGACATTAGGGCGTTATTTTTAGCTTTTTTAGCCTTATCTCTTAATCCTTGCCAATTATTAAATTTCGCATTTATCACATTTAGGCGGTTTTTTTGTAAGGTGTGCATAGCGACTGTGAGATTTTGTCTTAATTGAGTATCGCCAAGTTTGATTTTTACGATTTGTTCGTGTGGCATTTTTTTACTCATAGAGATACTCCTTCTAAGCGTTTAATCAAGAAATCATATAGATGAAGACATTTGATATCTACGCCATTTCGTTTCATTGTGCCTGAAATATTTAATAAGCAACCACCATCGCCACTTATCAAGTAGCTAGCACCTGTATTTTTGATATCTTCTATTTTGGCTAGTGCCATTGCGTTTGAGATATCGCTCTCTTTGATTGAGAATGTCCCACCAAATCCGCAGCACTCCTCTTCATGTTCAAGCTCGATTAACTCTACATTTGATAGTTTGCGGATTAAATTTTTGCTAGATTCTACGCTTTTAGCTACTCTTAAAGCGTGGCAATTAGAGTGCCATGCGACTTTGATTTTATCGCCTTTATCTTGGTAATCTACTTTTAGAATTTCATCTAAGTATTGACTTAGATCATATACCCTAGCGGCGAATTTTTGAACCTTGTCAAATTCGCTACTGCCTTCAAAAAGCTCTAAATAATCATGCCCCATCATACCAGCGCAAGAGCCACTAGGGACGATAATCGGGATATCTTCATCAAATAAATTTATATTATGCATAGCTACGGCTCTACTCTCATCAAAATATCCGCTATTAAAAGATGGTTGAGAGCAACAGGTTTGATTTTTTTTGAAAATCACCTCCACGCCCTGGCGGCGTAGAAGTTTAATAGCATTTAAAACGCTATCTTGCATAGCAGCACTACCAAGGCAAGTAGCGAAAAAATATACTTTTCTCATAGATATTAACCCTTAAGTACGATATCTGGGATAATTCCTTGCATAAAGAATGCGATGATTAAAGTCCAAATACCAATTAAGATAATGAAAGCAACTGAGTATTTAAGTGTGAATTTAAATAGCTCACTCTCACGACCTACTAAACCAACAGCAGCGCACGCTATAGCGATACTTTGTGGGCTTATCATCTTACCTACGACACCACCAACAGAGTTAGCTGCTAAAAATAGTGCTTCGCCAACACCAAGCTCTCTAGCACTAACTTGTTGAAGTGGGCCAAATAGAAGATTTGAGCTTGTATCCGAACCTGTTAAGAATACGCCTATCTAGCCAATCACAGGGCTAAAGAAGGCAAAAGCATCGCCAGTTTGAGCAAAGGCAAGACCTAGAGTTGTACTCATAGCAGCGTTTTTAGCGATAAAGGCAAATGATACAACAAGACCGATTGTAATACAAGGAATCGCCATCTCTTTTAGTGTATCCCAGAAGCAATCTGCGGCATCGTTGGCTTTGATTTTTAAAAACCAAATTGATAAGAAAGCAGCTAGTAATATAGCGGTGCCAGCTTGAAGGCCTACAAAGCTGATATTTAAATTTAACCCAATAGCCTTACCAGTAGCATCAACTATGCTTGTGCCTACATTGTTAGCAGCTAGAGTTACAACTGTGTAATCAAATATTCCGCCTTTAGCAAATAGCGCTTTAAACCATGGTTGAGTCCATAGAATTATACAAGCGATTAATAGGATAAATGGTAGCCAAGCTTTGAATATTTGGCCGTTACTAAGTTCGGTTTTGCTTGTAAAGTCTGTTTGGTCATCAAGTCTAAATATATTAGATGGTTTCCAAATTTTCAAAAATGCAGTAGTACAAATAAGGGATACAACAGCAGAAACAATATCAGGAAGCTCGGCACCAAGGTAGTTTGAGCTGATAAATTGTGTAGCAGTAAAGCTAATTGCAGCTACTAAAATTGCAGGAAATGTCTCTTTAACACCTTTAAATCCATCCATTAAAAATACAATGAAAAATGGAACAGTAAGGCTAAGTGGAACTAGCATTCTACCAACCATCGCTGAGACTTCATATTGTTCTACACCAACCAAATTCGCCATCGCAATAATAGGAATACCCACAGCACCAAAGGCAACAGGAGCAGTATTAGCTATCAGACACAATCCAGCAGCATATAAAGGCTTAAGTCCAAGACCAACTAAAAGCGCAGCAGTGATAGCAACTGGGCCACCAAAACCGATAGCACCTTCTAAGAATGAACCAAAACAAAATCCAATTAAGATAACTTGAATTCTGTGGTCTGGAGTGATGCTAATAACGCTTTGTTTGATAACTTCAAATGAGCCAGATTTAACTGAAAGTTTGTATAAGAATATCGCAGCGATGATGATCCAAGCGATCGGCCACATACCTTGTGCGAAGCCTTGAACGAAGCTAGCACCGATGAGAGAAAAAGGCATATCATATACAAATAACGCCAAAACAGAAGCCAAAATAACTGTTAAAAAAGCAGCCATATAGCCTTTTAGCTTAAAAACTAAAAGCGAAACCAAAAAACATAAAATTGGCAAAAACGCCACCAACGCACTTAGCCATATATTGCCAAGTGGATCATATATCTGTGTCCATTGCATATAGACTCCTATCGATAAAAATTTTGTGAAATTTAATTTTAGCGTAAATTATTATTAAATTTAAGATAAATTATAAAAATTGTTTAAAAAAATCGTTTGAGTGTGTATAATCGTAACATTATAATTAAATTTATTTATAAATTTCAGTTTGATAGAGTATCTCCGCCCAGAGTAGGGCAGAGTAAATTTATAGAGCTTTGGATATAATTTTAGCAAGTTTAGAGCTAAATTCGCTTGGATTTTCTATGCTCATACCTTCGCTGATTTTAGCCATATTTAGGATTAGTATAGCAACATCGTTTATCATCAATTCGTTATTAGCTAATTTGGTGATGATTTCGTGATTTGGATTGATCTCTAAGATTGGCTTGATTTTTGGTGCTTCTTGACCCATCTGTTTTAATAAAGTTTGCATAGCATAATCTGGGTCGTTTTTGTCATAGATTAGGCACGCTACGGAGTCGCTTAGGCGATTTGATATTTTGACATCTTTGACTTCATCTTTTAAGATCTCTTTTATTTTGCTTATTAGGGCGTTTGTTTCATCACTAGTTGAAATTTCACTGCTAGTTATCTCGCTATCTATATCAGAGCTATTTATGCTCTTAAATGGCGTGGAGTCATACTCATTTACCATAGGCAAGACTATTGTATCTATCTCTTCATCACAGATTAGAACATTTATCCCTTTGGATTTAAATCCTTCTAGAAGTGGTGAGTTTCGTAGCATACTCTCATTTTGGCCGCTGATATAATATATCGATTTTTGATCTTCTTTCATTGCGGCTTTATACTCTTTTAGCGTGATTGGCTTGTCGTTTAGAGTGGATTTAAATAGGCATAAATTTAAGATATTATCTTTATTAGCATTAAATCCATATAGGCCCTCTTTGATAACATTACCAAAAAGAGAGTAGAGCTTGGAGTATTTTTCTTTATCGTTATTTAGTAGTTTTTCTAATTCGCTTAAGATTTTTTTGACGCTTTGGTCTTTGACTGCGGTTAGAATTTTATTCTCTTGTAAGATTTCACGGCTTACATTTAATGGGATATCTTCTACATCCATAACCCCACGCACAAATCTAAGATATGGTGGTAGAAGCTCTTTAGCGTCATCAGTGATAAATACACGCTTAACATAGAGTTTTACACCGCTTTGATAATCTACTCTAAATAGATCAAATGGTTGAGTTGATGGGATATAAAATAGGGT encodes:
- the glyS gene encoding glycine--tRNA ligase subunit beta, which codes for MRMLIEIGVEELPAIPFLKELGNIKPKFKAVLDEYNIKCDFKLDYTPRRVVLHGDMDEFAGDKVVESIGAPKHVALGSDHNWSAAAIGFAKKCSISLDELKFENINGKEVLYHKSVIKGDLSKNLLDKVINKFISSLNFGKSMRWGDGKYEFIRPIRSIVAVLDDELVDMEIYGVRSQMAFYPHRYYGYEMVKFSSIDEYYSALELNGVILNADNRRQKILNEFKQIEQNSGLKIELDEDLLDEVVAITEMPTALMGSFEKEFLEVPSEVIVTSMKENQRYFPLYNQDGKLSNHFVVVSNSISSDSNLIIKGNEKVLRARLSDAKFFWESDLASEFSSAKLKNITYLAGLGSMYDKEIRERDIARELAKIYEKELKDEFGGEFIDELDRAVMLSKADLTTSMVYEFTDLQGIMGSYYAQYRKENRFVVEAIKEQYLPNKEGSVCPKSYFSSMVALSSKLDTLMGLFSINKIPTGNKDPYALRRAAAGIIRIVLNLNIEFDIKKILSLIAKNYAKFNLNSLEEFITDRLYTMYSANPSVIKACLNSGISDIKRLNSAIIALDEISKDSEFKENFSTFKRLANIIKDSKIIKVDESLMEHESERALHLAFISLKLDISDTKGYLSTLFNLKPQIDEYFDNVMINSDDPKIKANRISIIGQIYQAFLKVADIKEITI
- a CDS encoding M23 family metallopeptidase, with protein sequence MRVVFSLLIFALFSWGNTIFNGGLEIISIESDYAGELRVNDKSSLWLDHPKKDGVKVAFIPVSYYAKNDINITNSLNNQSSSMLLKLEQKSYKKESISVAPAKANPPKNVMKRIEKERDEATQIYRTFSPNLLVNSQFISPMNSFITSQYGNARVFNGSVKSYHGGVDYRAAIGQSVISANDGIVRIAKDRYYAGKSVVIDHGGGIYTQYYHLDRIDVKVGQKVLKGDKIGLSGATGRVSGPHLHFGVVVQNIQVDPLVFIEKFNSLF
- a CDS encoding response regulator transcription factor, which gives rise to MSSKILLIEDEPMLCEMIKDYLTEQGYEVVSSDNYDDGLSLAYEGKFDIFIFDVKIIGGNGFELLSNLRSSGVDTPSIFITSLNDISDLAKGFKSGCDDYIKKPFELAELHLRVDNILKRKFSHSSSDSYVEISPNIKFDIIQKKLIKDNKIVQIAKKEADLLVLLLKNRGKILSRDEIYMNLWDYGQIPSELSLRVYIRNLRKIIGEERIISHPKIGYEYV
- a CDS encoding sensor histidine kinase; amino-acid sequence: MNMYSKKYILPIFLLYTLSSMIFLIGFATMYYKEAKFDIIKRDMIRMEAFAKELEYLLRLNDNIDNIMKLASLYPINLYNIKTNKYIYKSFDIPKFKDKFYETSDALYMRENIHSKRRAIELFVELKSEDTIKDINQLFWRVWLIAGAVFVLVGLIAFVLVKLAYLPLLAQIKALNNFITDTTHEINTPLSVILMSSEMFDKNPPKYLENIKIAAKTLSGIYNDLALNLKNNPNVISKFNIQTLLESRIKLFELSANSKGLKFEINSNSFELSSDIQKVGKILDNLISNAIKYSNKNSKIIINLDQNSFEIINFGATISKENIDKIYDKFSRFDTQNGGFGIGLSLVKRYCDELGLSIECESGDNQTKFRVILRDFKDR
- a CDS encoding LutC/YkgG family protein; the encoded protein is MNRIDEISAKSKNLILSRLKDSYKITGHESTPSIDPVEHIQTTDNALTEMKQKMSDNKYIVHECEPSALEDTINEVVASYGYKKMIYGSGLNLNLDKIKADQKICFDKPIEELRSDVFHSEFSIVHAEYGVSSHGVALLKSSQAQPRMLSLAPNLCIVLLKKDKVKNSLVSALNALKVDQNGKLPSNILFIAGPSRTADIELITVFGVHGSQKAHLILY
- a CDS encoding LutB/LldF family L-lactate oxidation iron-sulfur protein — encoded protein: MSKKMPHEQIVKIKLGDTQLRQNLTVAMHTLQKNRLNVINAKFNNWQGLRDKAKKAKNNALMSLSDRLIEFEKNATKNGIKVHWASSATDACEIIYELMRQNNIKKILKGKSMASEEIGLNHYLANKGLNAVETDLGELIIQLNDEAPVHIVVPAIHKNRNEIGKIFQEKLGSNLESEPEKLNQIARKHLRDQFEGLEMGLSGVNFAMSKEGAFWLIENEGNGRMCTTAPKIHVALCGIEKVMESFEDAATMVHLLTPSATGQFIPTYNNIITAPRNDEFDGPKEVHLILFDHHRSDMLAHHDYYEALRCIRCGACMNFCPVYDKIGGHSYQTIYPGPIGEVISPNIFGMEATGDILTFCSLCGRCSEVCPVRIPLADLIRKLRANKVGQGKNPPLSTQNSHKNRAEAFAMKQFAKIATNGALWRFSLSKTHLFNSVLHKFQNSIPVIKSWSQYKELPQIKKDLYKELENMEGVRYE
- a CDS encoding (Fe-S)-binding protein — its product is MRKVYFFATCLGSAAMQDSVLNAIKLLRRQGVEVIFKKNQTCCSQPSFNSGYFDESRAVAMHNINLFDEDIPIIVPSGSCAGMMGHDYLELFEGSSEFDKVQKFAARVYDLSQYLDEILKVDYQDKGDKIKVAWHSNCHALRVAKSVESSKNLIRKLSNVELIELEHEEECCGFGGTFSIKESDISNAMALAKIEDIKNTGASYLISGDGGCLLNISGTMKRNGVDIKCLHLYDFLIKRLEGVSL
- the htpG gene encoding molecular chaperone HtpG — protein: MQKHQFQTQVSDLLNLMIHSLYSNKEIFLRELISNASDALDKLNYLSLTNDEYKSLEYSPRIDIKLDKESKTLIITDNGIGMDEDDLINNLGTIARSGTKGFIESMSGDAKKDSSLIGQFGVGFYSAFMVANKIEVISRKALSSDAYKWSSDTNGYEISKSTLDSHGTQITLYLNDDEFTDSFRIENIITKYSNHIPYPIYMDRDEWIAPQDENKEGHYESKNSQINKASALWRMSKSTLKDSDYNDFYKQISHDSSDPLLHIHTKAEGKIEYSTLFYIPSTQPFDLFRVDYQSGVKLYVKRVFITDDAKELLPPYLRFVRGVMDVEDIPLNVSREILQENKILTAVKDQSVKKILSELEKLLNNDKEKYSKLYSLFGNVIKEGLYGFNANKDNILNLCLFKSTLNDKPITLKEYKAAMKEDQKSIYYISGQNESMLRNSPLLEGFKSKGINVLICDEEIDTIVLPMVNEYDSTPFKSINSSDIDSEITSSEISTSDETNALISKIKEILKDEVKDVKISNRLSDSVACLIYDKNDPDYAMQTLLKQMGQEAPKIKPILEINPNHEIITKLANNELMINDVAILILNMAKISEGMSIENPSEFSSKLAKIISKAL